The sequence TGGGTTTATTGGGGCTGTTAATTCTCTCTATTCCTTAAAGTACATGGAACGCTTCGATAGAAGAGCTTGGCTTTACGCCCTAGCTTACAATGGGGCTTTAGCTTCATCTATACTTTTTGTCTCAACCAGCAACATTGAGAGATTTACACTATTCTACGAGCTTTTAGCTTTGTTTTCTTTCATCCTAATAGTTTGGGATAACTCAAGGATAAGCGTTAGGTACGGATGGATCTACTTTATAACAACCCAGATTTTTGGTGTCATTCCACTTTTACTTGCTTCAGCCATAGCATTCACTGCAGTAGGGGACGTGCATTACTTAACTTTCCATGAGCTTAAGCTCAATCTCGATAAAATACATTCTCTGCTTCCCCTCCTTTATGGACTATTTTTGGTCTCCTCCCTTGTTAGGAGCGGGGTCTTTCCTTTCCACTTCTGGGTTCCAAAGGTTTATCGCTCCATTCCAAGCAACTTCGTTGTGCTGTTTATAATCATGGAGGGTTTGGGCTTTTATGGGTTGATTAGAACAACATATCTCACATTGCCCCCAAGTAGAAATTTAGGCTACATAATAGCCGCTTTAGGAACTCTCTCAACATTTGCAACCGCATACGCATTTAAATCCGTCAAGCTAAAGAGGAAGATGGCTTACCACAGCATAATGGACATTGGCTTTGCTTATTTAGCGTTAGGCATTGGAATGATACTATTGCCAGTAGACCACATGTTCTCAACAATGGCATTGTTTGGAGCCCTGCTCCATGTGCTTTATCAAATCGTGTACAAAAGCTCGATTTATTTGTTTATGGGTTCACTTGAATACATAGGTACTGATCCTGACATTTTCTCAATTAAGAGAATCTACCGCGGAATAACCTTCGTCTTGGCTGTGATACCTGTGCTCTCACTTTCAGCTGTTCCACCATTTGCAGCATTCACTTCAAAGTGGCTGGTTTATCAAAGTGCCTTAGCATCCAAGGACGTCTTGATAGTTTTAATGTTCTCCTTTGCAGCATTTATGGGGTCTTTCTCACTCGCGTCTTTTATAAACTTGAAAAGAATGTTAGATAAGTTGTACAAAGAGGAAGTTGAGGTTGAAGAAATACCCACTTTAATAAGGCTTTCCCAAGGAGTACTGGCCGCTGTGGCATTGATCCTAGGGCCTATCTCGTGGATGGAATTTTCATGGTTAGTGAAGTCCCTTAAAGAGATTATCATATTTCCACCAACAGGTGATACTTTGGAAATATTCCTCCCAATAACTCTCTTTTCGGTTATGGCACTAGCAATACTTTTCGGCTCCTTGATTCTGGCTTATAAGATAGGAAAAATGCAGAACAGTAAAATATCAGAGCTACTTTTAATATTCTACAACATAGGAGACATACTCAGAGATGTTGGGAAGTTTTTGATTTCAGGCATTTACACACTCTACATTAATTACCTAGCTAGAGTCATAACGGAGATTCCAAAATCTGAAATAATAAACAGCATTGAGGATCTGTACAAGTTTAAGAACCGCTACTTAGACGAGCTTGTAGTTATGCCTTTCCTGAGATTTATTCAACGGCTTGTAAAGGACGTTGAAGAAAGGGTAGTTGATATGAACGCATTACTGACCTTTGCAGCAGTAGGATTTGCCTTGTTAATAATCATCTTTGGGGTGGGAACATGAACATCGAGTTGGTATTTTATAAGGCGATGTATTTTGTAGCCTTCCTTTACATACTGGCGTTTATACTCTATGGAATCAGAGCTTTAAAGGGTCCAACAACGGCAGATATAATACTCGCAGTTGATTGTCTCTCTTTCGACATGGCTGCCTTCATGGTTATCCTGGCAATTTACTTTAAATCAGCAATGCTCGTTAGTGGTGCGATACTCCTAACTCTGTGGGCATACATGCTTGACATTTACTATTCTAAATATGTCCTTTATGGGGAGGTGGAGGTATGACAATCAACGAGGTGATCTTCGTTCTTGGGATGATCGCAATAATCCTTGGGGGAATTTATGATCTAATAGCCGCAATAGGGATGCTCAGATTTAACGACTTCTACCTTAGGCTACATGCATCAACGGTTGGAACGATTGGTGGCGCTGCACTTCCCACATTCGGGGCGGGATTAGTTGCATTAGTTAGCCCTCAGCTTGGTGAGTTGAAATACTTCATAGCGGGCTCAGCCTTTACTGTTGCTATCTTAATACTATTAACAGCACCCACTGGTTCCCACTCTCTGGCATCAACTGCTTATTTGGGGAAGATAGCAAAGCCACAGAATCTCGTGGTTGATCACTTAAAGGAGGACAGAGGTGAAAAAAAGTGATTGACATTCACCTCTTCCTTTTGGCAATTGCTGTTTCATTTGGCTTTATCTTCTCATACCTAGCGTTAAAGGAGAGAGACCTGTTAAAGGCCTTAGCTTTGTCCTCTGTCCAGTCAACATTCTTTGCAATTGGCTTCTACATTTTGGCTGCGCCAGATATAGTTTTGGCATATCTTGCTATTGCCATTGGTGCTTATACTGCTCTGATAATTCTGGCAATTAGCAAAACTGAGAGATACGAGGTGGGAGAATGAGGAGAGAGATAATAGCGGCTGTAACTTTACTCCTTGCATTTTTTGTGCTTTCCTACTTAATAGTCATGAACAACGGAATAGGCTTAAGAGAGAACGAGTTAAGGTCCTTAGGTAAGTTTTACTTGGAGAATGCCTTCTCCCATGAAGGCACCTACACCTCCCACAGTCCAGAAGTTGTTACTGCAATAATCTGGAACTACAGGGGATTTGATACCTTCTTTGAAACGTTCGTCTTCTTTCTTGCAATAATCGGGAGTTTGTCAGCCCTTAGAATGACTGAAAAGCAGAAGGATATGCTTAAGGTTCTTTCCACATTTGAACGAATTAGGAAGATGGACTTAATAATCAGAGGAATCACAAGGGTAGTTGTTGTCATGATAGTTGCAATTTCAGCTTCAATAGCCCTTCATGGCCACTTAACTCCAGGAGGAGGCTTTCAGGGAGGTGCCGCTTTAACCGTCGCGACACTTCTTTTCTTTGCAACGCATTCAAAGTACACCGCTGAGAGAAAGGGTTTGACACTGGAAAGATCCCTGGGAGTTTATGCATTGGGTTTGCTTATAATAATCACTACCGTTCTGATTCCAGTTTACTTGGGAGGAAGAATACTCGAAATAAACCTCTTGGGAGAGGTTGGACTCTTCAACTTGGATTTGGGTGAGTATTTAGCCGTAGGAGCTGGATTCCTTTCAATATTCCTAATTTTAGGAATCCCAGAGAAGATATTTAGAGAGCTCCTCAGGGGTGAAGTAGAATGATGACCACAACTGTTCTTTGGTTCTACACCTTAATAACGCTCCTTGGGATGATACTCCTTGGAATCTATGGTGTTGCAACGAGGTCAAACATGATCAAAAAGATCATCATGCTCAACATAGTGAATGATGCAATAAATATGATATTCATCCTAATTGGATACCGTTTGATTCATCCAGTGTATCCCCCGATCTACGAGACCGTTTTAACCCTGAAGGAGTTCCTTGACACAGCCGTTGATCCACTTCCTCAAGCATTAGTTATTACTTCAGTTGTTATTGGTATGGCTATAAACGTTCTTCTAGTGACTTTTGCAGTCCAAATATATCGCATTTATGGAACAGTTGATGTAAGGGACATAGCACACCTGAAGAGGGGGGATTAACATGAAGGGGTTCGTCTCAACAGTCATCATAGTTCTCGGCACTTATTTGCTTTACACTGGCTCAGCAACTCCCTACGATATACTTTCTGGTTTTATCATTGGACTAATAGTGACCTTCATTGTCAAAGATTGGGTTATCGAGAACGATTCAAAGTTCCTGAATCCAAAGAGATGGTTCTACATGGCAATCTATTCAATCAAGTACTTTTTCATAACAGAGACCTTAACACACATCGATGTTGCCAAAAGGGTCTTTACACTACACACGAAGCCTGGGATAGTAAGGATTCCTCTAAATGTTAAGAGCGACTACGGGAAGATACTCGTTGCAAACTCGATAACCAACACCCCCGGAACTGTTGTAGTTGACATAGATGAGGAAAACAATGTTCTCTACGTTCACTGGATCGATGTTTCAACCTTCGATGAGGATGAGATTAAGAATGCAGTTGTTAGTTACTTTGAGGATTATGCGAAAAAGATTTTCGACTGAGGTGAGACAATGGAGGTTGGAATAATTCCAATAATTCCTGCAGTCTTCGGATTTTTACTCCCAATAACTGCGATAATAACGAAAAAAAGAAAGATCATATATGCCTACACATTAATTGCAACCACCTTAACTTTCTTGGCATCGCTGAAATTAGTGGAGCTAGCTTTTAACTCAGAAAAACCTTTGGTTTACGCTTTTGGTAACTGGATGGCGCCAATTGGAATAGTTCTTGAAGTTGATAGAGTTAGTAGCCTGTTGGTCTTAACCACGGCCTCTCTTTTTTTATTGACAACAATTTACAGCATTAGATACTTGGAGCATGACCATGGAATTGAATACTACTTCACGGCCTTTTTGGGATTGGAAGCTGGAGTTTTAGGGGCATTTATGACCGGAGATGCCTTTAACCTGTTTATCATGCTCGAAGTAATCGGAGCATCTTCCTACTCACTAGTGAGCTTTTATAGAAATAGAGGAGAGAGTATTGAGGCGACATTTAAATACGCCATAATCGGTGCCATTGGAACCTCAATGTATTTCCTAGCTTTAGGAATTGCATATTCGGCATTTGGAACTCTAAACATGGCTGACTTAAGTGCCAAATTACATGGAATAAACTTCCCAATAACAGATGGTTCAATAGGGGATGTAGCATCAGCCGCATCGATATTTCTAGCTTTGAGCTTGTTTGCATTTATGGTCAAAGCAGCAATATTTCCAACGCACTTCTGGCTTCCAGACGCTCATCCTGCAGCGCCTTCTCCAATTAGTGCTCTACTCAGCGGCGTGGTTGTTGCCGTTGGAGCCTATGCTACAGCAAGGTACCTCTATACTATACTTTGGGATTTGCCTTTTGCTATCCTCTTCAAGGTTTCTACGGTGCTCTTAGTTTTGGGCACGATATCAGCTTTACTTGGTTCTTTCATGATGCTCATTCAGAGGGATTTGAAGCGCTTGATAGCATACTCAACAATAATGCACATGGGCTATCTTTTTATGGCAATTGGGGTACTGAACGAACTGGGCTTGATAGCAACAATCTACCACATCATCAACCATGCCATAGGAAAAACTCTCCTCTTCCTCTCCGCTGGTGCCTTCATGCACTATGCTCACTCAAGAGATTTAGAGGATTTAGCAGGAATAGGAAAGAAGATGCCGATAGCTACTTTTGCCTTTGTGATTTCTACCCTGGCACTTGTTGGTGTCCCTCCACTAAACGTCTTTTTCAGTAAAATGCTCATCTATGATGCCTTAATCCAACGGTCATTCTTCTTAGGCTCTGTAATAATCTTCACGAGTGCTTTAGCAGCTTGGGCATACATTAAAGCTGTGGCAACCTTGTGGAGAGGAGAGCCAAAGAGAGAGATAGAAGCCGAGGATAATCCTGAGATGAGCATTGTTATGTTGACTCTTACTTTAGTGGTAGTTATAGTAGGCATTTTATCACCAATAATTTTGGACAAATACATAATCCCGTCAGCAGAGCAAGCAATGGATTACAAGCTTTATATAAACGCCGTGTTGGAGTATGCTAGAGCCTACTTCTCCACTTTTTAATTATAGCCCATGCCATATTCTTTCTTTATTTCCAAACGGACTTTAAAACGCTGAACTAAAAGAATAGCATAGTTATTATTTATCCAACAGATATTAAGAATGTTCCAAGACTTTGAAGTTATAACGCCGCCCATTTCCGATTTTTAAAGTAAGCTAAAAAATCTGAATTTAACTAGTCCATTGGCAGCTTTATCTTAACACTATACAAAATTGTCCAGAAATGTTTAAAAAACCAAGTTATTAAATTTGATTACTGAAGAATAATTCATGCGAAATAATTTCAAATTTGGGGTGAAAAACATGGCAGTGCCAGAGTTAAACGTTGCCATATTCAAACCAGGAGCAGAGATTTACATAGATGAGGATAAATGTGTGGGTTGTGGAAGATGCGTTGAAGTTTGTCCAGAGGACGTATATACTCTCGAGAAACGCCCTGAAGAAAAAGATCCCGATAAAGAGTACAAATCTGTCGCAATACACCCAGAAAGATGCATATTATGCTTGTCTTGCCTAGAGATCTGTGGTAAAAATGCAATTTACATATATGGCCAACAGTGAGGTGATAAGAAATGGCCGGCCCTCTTCTTAAGGAGCAGCTTGTTAAGCCTAGATATAACTGGAAAGAACTCACAGAAAAGCTAGTCAAAGAATTAAACTTAACTTACGAACCAGTGGGAGTTTATTTAATTCCCTCAGTACATGCGGAGCGCTATGAACAGTTTTTTAGAGATATTCCACGTCCAAAAAGAAAACTTACCTACTGCCAAGCAATTTACACCGTTAGAGGTCCTGGCAACTATTCTGGTCTTCCAGAAAGGCCAGATATTCTCCTTATGAAAGCAGAAGACTTCTTATGTTCTGCGGGAGCTGCTAACTTAGGATTCTATGATTTGCCAGAAGCAATAAAGAATGGTGAACGAGACTTCCTCCTGAGGAGATTTTATTCACTAGAGAGCTCTAAGATAACGCGTGACATGATTCCACGCCTTGAACCGGGTTCCACTTCCGCCATAGTCGTATTCAAACTTTCAAAAGCACCAGTGGATCCCCACGTAGTACTTGTATTCGGTACACCCGCTCAGATCATGGCTTTAGAAGGACCGTATGTGATGAAGGAAGGAGGGCGTATAATAGCAGATCTTCTTGGAACCTGCGGAGTTTGTGCAGAAATGACAGTTTCCCCGATAATAAACAGAAAAATGAACATAAGCTTACTGTGTGGGGGAGCTAGACATCATGCATTTAAAGATCCCACAGAAATGGGAGCAGGAATTCCAGGATACAAGTTCCCAGAACTTGTTCAGAATCTACTTGTAAGGCAAAAAATACCTAGAAGGCAAGACCTTCCAAGAGAGGAATGGGACAAGTTCATATTGAAAGAATAATGTCGAATTTAGCATTGTCTTGTTTTATTTTTATTTAATTTGTTTCAGTTTGGAGAGAGCTCAATGTATTTTGAGAGCTGTTCAAGTAAGGCTCCTAAGCTCCTAATGTTGGAGGTGATCTGAAATGGTCAATATAATTGCTGCAATCATTTCGGGATTTTTATCAGGACTGGCATTAGGTCTAACAGGAGGGGGAGGTTCTATCTTGGCAGTTCCTCTGCTGGTATATATTGTTGGTTTAGAACCCCATCTTGCAATTGGGACTTCTTTAGTAGCTGTTGGAATAACTGCTTTTGTAAGTTCTGTTCAACACATGCGACGAGGAAATGTGCTGTTTAAAATAGGTCTATTAATGGGTAGCACGAGTATTGTTGGAGTTTACATTGGAAGCTACTTGAATAAGGCTGTAGAAGGACCAGTCCTTCTAATACTTTTTGCTTTATTAATGATATTCATTGGAGTTAAGATGATCAGAAAAAAAGAAGATCAGAAAAAAGAATATGTGCCTGCTTTAAAGACGCAAAATATTGACTATCCAAGGATTTTAGGGCTTGGTCTAATTACCGGACTTGTGTCTGGATTCATTGGGATTGGAGGGGGATTCTTGATAGTTCCTGCACTCCTCTGGGGAGCAGGACTTGAGATGCATGAAGCAGTGGGGACATCACTGTTCATAATCTTCCTCAAGGGGATTGCTGGATTGGTAAGCTACGAGCTTCAAGGAAGGCCAATAGATTTCTCCATAACTGCAATTTTCGTCTTGGGGGGATTCATTGGAGGAAGCCTAGGGGCTCGTATAGGTACAGCAGTCTCGGGCAAAACCTTAAGATACGCCTTTGCAACCTTGGTGTTTATAATAGCAGCATACATATTAGTTTCGAATATTCCAGCCCTAAATATTCTGTAGTTCTCGAACTCAGCTTTATTTTTATTTTATCTTAAACCTAACCAACGATTATACATCAAAAAAGGGCATCCATACATTGTTTAATACCCGCGGGTTTTCAGGCTGTACACTAAAAATAAAAGTCAAAGGATGAGTGCATCTTGATGAAGTTCTCTAGTCTTAGCATTTTTGAGTTCTGCAACTATCTTTCCTTCTCTTGCCCAGAGGATGTCATTTATGTCGCCGTACTTAAGAGCCTCAGTTGGGCACGCTGAGACACACGCTGGAAGCTTTCCCTCAGCCCTTCTCCCAGCACAGAGCGCACACTTGTCCATAATCTTGTTATTCTCGTCTAGCTTTGGAATGCCGAATGGGCATGCCAGTGTACACATTAGACAGCCAATGCACTTGAGGGGATCGAGGAGAACAGCTCCATCGGAATCTCTGTAGAGTGCCTTGGTTAGGCATACATCCATACAGGGAGCTTTTTCACAGTGACGGCAGTTAAATGCAATACTGGTCAAGTCAGGGAACTCAAAAACCCTAATTTTTGCTTCGCCATTGATTACTTCACATGCTACTTCACAAGCCTTACAGGCGATGCAGCGCTTAAAATCGATAAATATCTTCTTGCTCATTTAAATCACCCCTTAACCTTGGAGATCCTACATGCGGCCGTCTTCAGCTCGGGCATCTCAACGTACTTATCAAGCACATCTGTAGTCAAGTAGTTAAAGTCCCAATGCCAGGGCATTGCTATTACCCCCTCCCTGATATTTGGAGTAACTTCTGCTCTGGCAGTTAGTGAGCCCCTCCTTGTCTCCACCTTTACTAAATCCCCTGTTTTGATGCCCAACTTCGCCGCATCACTCACATTTATCATAACGAAAGGCTCCGGCCACCTCTTTTCGAGGCTCCTACTCCTGAAACTCCTGACTCCAGTACGGAACTGCCCAACCAACGTGAAGTTAGTAAGCCAGAATGGATACTCCTCGTCAGGCACTTCTCCAGGAGGTTCATAATCCACTGGAATTAAATGAGCTTTCCCATCTGGAGTCATGAACCCATCAAGG is a genomic window of Thermococcus sp. M39 containing:
- a CDS encoding proton-conducting transporter membrane subunit codes for the protein MEVGIIPIIPAVFGFLLPITAIITKKRKIIYAYTLIATTLTFLASLKLVELAFNSEKPLVYAFGNWMAPIGIVLEVDRVSSLLVLTTASLFLLTTIYSIRYLEHDHGIEYYFTAFLGLEAGVLGAFMTGDAFNLFIMLEVIGASSYSLVSFYRNRGESIEATFKYAIIGAIGTSMYFLALGIAYSAFGTLNMADLSAKLHGINFPITDGSIGDVASAASIFLALSLFAFMVKAAIFPTHFWLPDAHPAAPSPISALLSGVVVAVGAYATARYLYTILWDLPFAILFKVSTVLLVLGTISALLGSFMMLIQRDLKRLIAYSTIMHMGYLFMAIGVLNELGLIATIYHIINHAIGKTLLFLSAGAFMHYAHSRDLEDLAGIGKKMPIATFAFVISTLALVGVPPLNVFFSKMLIYDALIQRSFFLGSVIIFTSALAAWAYIKAVATLWRGEPKREIEAEDNPEMSIVMLTLTLVVVIVGILSPIILDKYIIPSAEQAMDYKLYINAVLEYARAYFSTF
- a CDS encoding 4Fe-4S dicluster domain-containing protein; amino-acid sequence: MSKKIFIDFKRCIACKACEVACEVINGEAKIRVFEFPDLTSIAFNCRHCEKAPCMDVCLTKALYRDSDGAVLLDPLKCIGCLMCTLACPFGIPKLDENNKIMDKCALCAGRRAEGKLPACVSACPTEALKYGDINDILWAREGKIVAELKNAKTRELHQDALIL
- a CDS encoding sulfite exporter TauE/SafE family protein, with translation MVNIIAAIISGFLSGLALGLTGGGGSILAVPLLVYIVGLEPHLAIGTSLVAVGITAFVSSVQHMRRGNVLFKIGLLMGSTSIVGVYIGSYLNKAVEGPVLLILFALLMIFIGVKMIRKKEDQKKEYVPALKTQNIDYPRILGLGLITGLVSGFIGIGGGFLIVPALLWGAGLEMHEAVGTSLFIIFLKGIAGLVSYELQGRPIDFSITAIFVLGGFIGGSLGARIGTAVSGKTLRYAFATLVFIIAAYILVSNIPALNIL
- a CDS encoding ferredoxin family protein, producing the protein MAVPELNVAIFKPGAEIYIDEDKCVGCGRCVEVCPEDVYTLEKRPEEKDPDKEYKSVAIHPERCILCLSCLEICGKNAIYIYGQQ
- a CDS encoding complex I subunit 5 family protein, with amino-acid sequence MEVLGLALTFFALGMASSIIYKDYKLSVRLASISAFLGSIFVFITAIEGIKRRIELELFKYFFPIPIEIDPLASFFLLTIGFIGAVNSLYSLKYMERFDRRAWLYALAYNGALASSILFVSTSNIERFTLFYELLALFSFILIVWDNSRISVRYGWIYFITTQIFGVIPLLLASAIAFTAVGDVHYLTFHELKLNLDKIHSLLPLLYGLFLVSSLVRSGVFPFHFWVPKVYRSIPSNFVVLFIIMEGLGFYGLIRTTYLTLPPSRNLGYIIAALGTLSTFATAYAFKSVKLKRKMAYHSIMDIGFAYLALGIGMILLPVDHMFSTMALFGALLHVLYQIVYKSSIYLFMGSLEYIGTDPDIFSIKRIYRGITFVLAVIPVLSLSAVPPFAAFTSKWLVYQSALASKDVLIVLMFSFAAFMGSFSLASFINLKRMLDKLYKEEVEVEEIPTLIRLSQGVLAAVALILGPISWMEFSWLVKSLKEIIIFPPTGDTLEIFLPITLFSVMALAILFGSLILAYKIGKMQNSKISELLLIFYNIGDILRDVGKFLISGIYTLYINYLARVITEIPKSEIINSIEDLYKFKNRYLDELVVMPFLRFIQRLVKDVEERVVDMNALLTFAAVGFALLIIIFGVGT
- a CDS encoding sodium:proton antiporter; the protein is MMTTTVLWFYTLITLLGMILLGIYGVATRSNMIKKIIMLNIVNDAINMIFILIGYRLIHPVYPPIYETVLTLKEFLDTAVDPLPQALVITSVVIGMAINVLLVTFAVQIYRIYGTVDVRDIAHLKRGD
- the mnhG gene encoding monovalent cation/H(+) antiporter subunit G codes for the protein MTINEVIFVLGMIAIILGGIYDLIAAIGMLRFNDFYLRLHASTVGTIGGAALPTFGAGLVALVSPQLGELKYFIAGSAFTVAILILLTAPTGSHSLASTAYLGKIAKPQNLVVDHLKEDRGEKK
- a CDS encoding DUF169 domain-containing protein, encoding MAGPLLKEQLVKPRYNWKELTEKLVKELNLTYEPVGVYLIPSVHAERYEQFFRDIPRPKRKLTYCQAIYTVRGPGNYSGLPERPDILLMKAEDFLCSAGAANLGFYDLPEAIKNGERDFLLRRFYSLESSKITRDMIPRLEPGSTSAIVVFKLSKAPVDPHVVLVFGTPAQIMALEGPYVMKEGGRIIADLLGTCGVCAEMTVSPIINRKMNISLLCGGARHHAFKDPTEMGAGIPGYKFPELVQNLLVRQKIPRRQDLPREEWDKFILKE
- a CDS encoding monovalent cation/H+ antiporter complex subunit F; amino-acid sequence: MNIELVFYKAMYFVAFLYILAFILYGIRALKGPTTADIILAVDCLSFDMAAFMVILAIYFKSAMLVSGAILLTLWAYMLDIYYSKYVLYGEVEV
- a CDS encoding hydrogenase subunit MbhD domain-containing protein; this encodes MIDIHLFLLAIAVSFGFIFSYLALKERDLLKALALSSVQSTFFAIGFYILAAPDIVLAYLAIAIGAYTALIILAISKTERYEVGE
- a CDS encoding Na(+)/H(+) antiporter subunit B codes for the protein MRREIIAAVTLLLAFFVLSYLIVMNNGIGLRENELRSLGKFYLENAFSHEGTYTSHSPEVVTAIIWNYRGFDTFFETFVFFLAIIGSLSALRMTEKQKDMLKVLSTFERIRKMDLIIRGITRVVVVMIVAISASIALHGHLTPGGGFQGGAALTVATLLFFATHSKYTAERKGLTLERSLGVYALGLLIIITTVLIPVYLGGRILEINLLGEVGLFNLDLGEYLAVGAGFLSIFLILGIPEKIFRELLRGEVE
- a CDS encoding Na+/H+ antiporter subunit E, translating into MKGFVSTVIIVLGTYLLYTGSATPYDILSGFIIGLIVTFIVKDWVIENDSKFLNPKRWFYMAIYSIKYFFITETLTHIDVAKRVFTLHTKPGIVRIPLNVKSDYGKILVANSITNTPGTVVVDIDEENNVLYVHWIDVSTFDEDEIKNAVVSYFEDYAKKIFD